One window from the genome of Esox lucius isolate fEsoLuc1 chromosome 23, fEsoLuc1.pri, whole genome shotgun sequence encodes:
- the pyroxd1 gene encoding pyridine nucleotide-disulfide oxidoreductase domain-containing protein 1, with protein MAANTKNSFKFVVVGGGIAGVTCSEQLASQFPSADVALVTAAPLIKAVCNFKQVSKTLEEFDVEEKPSTVLEEKYPNLRVIQSAVEALHAQQHTLLTVDGLKVHYEKLCICSGGRPKLLTQDNPNVLGIRDTDSAQEFQKRLSQAKRIVVVGNGGIALELVYEVEGCEVVWAVKDNAIGNTFFDVGAAQFLIPTLNTDKPERAATCKRVRYTIDGQPAIQGPDIATGVDRLGQCRAFEEPGSALGPDWHEGIRLRGAEEVCRRVSVEYETEVKRIYTQQEFLLSPLASQTSGSWPVYVELTNGKTFGCDFIVSATGVVPNTEPFLHGNNFELAEDSGLRVDDHMKTSEPDVYSAGDVCTASWEASHLWQQMRLWTQARQMGWYAGRCMAADVLNETIELDFCFELFSHITKFFNYKVVLLGKFNGQGLGLNQELLVRCSKGLEYVKVVLSGGRMVGAVLIGETDLEETFENLILNQMDLTPYRDELLNPNIDIEDYFD; from the exons ATGGCAGCTAATACAAAAAATTCCTTCAAGTTTGTGGTCGTCGGGGGTGGTATTGCAGGCGTAACGTGTTCTGAGCAA CTGGCCTCTCAGTTCCCTTCAGCTGATGTTGCCCTCGTGACAGCAGCCCCTTTGATAAAAGCAGTCTGCAACTTCAAACAG GTGTCCAAAACACTGGAGGAGTTTGATGTGGAGGAGAAGCCCTCCACTGTTCTAGAGGAGAAGTATCCCAACCTGAGAGTCATCCAGTCTGCAGTGGAGGCCCTTCATGCACAGCAGCAT ACTTTGTTGACTGTGGATGGTCTGAAGGTCCACTATGAGAAGCTGTGTATCTGTAGCGGGGGCAGACCCAAACTCCTCACCCAGGATAACCCCAATGTGCTGGGGATACGAGACACAGACAGTGCCCAG GAGTTTCAGAAGAGGTTGTCCCAAGCGAAGCGTATAGTGGTGGTTGGAAATGGAGGGATCGCCTTGGAATTAGT ATATGAGGTGGAAGGTTGTGAGGTGGTCTGGGCAGTGAAAGACAATGCCATAGGAAATACCTTTTTTGATGTGGGAGCTGCCCAGTTCCTTATCCCCACCCTGAACACAGACAAGCCAGAAAGAGCGGCTACCTGTAAGAGGGTTCGCTACACCATAGACGGGCAACCAGCCATTCAGGGCCCTGATATAGCAACAG gtgTAGACAGACTAGGCCAGTGTAGAGCGTTTGAAGAGCCTGGCAGTGCCCTGGGACCAGACTGGCATGAAGGCATCCGTCTCAGAGGAGCAGAAGAG GTGTGTCGCAGGGTGTCAGTGGAATATGAGACGGAGGTGAAACGGATCTACACCCAGCAGGAATTCTTGCTATCACCACTTGCATCTCAGACATCTG GCTCCTGGCCGGTGTATGTTGAGCTGACCAATGGAAAGACGTTTGGTTGTGACTTCATCGTCAGTGCTACCGGTGTCGTTCCAAACACTGAACCTTTTCTCCACGGAAACAAT TTTGAATTGGCCGAGGACTCTGGGTTGAGGGTGGACGACCACATGAAGACATCAGAACCGGACGTGTACTCTGCCGGAGACGTGTGTACAGCCAGCTGGGAGGCCAGCCACCTCTGGCAACAG ATGCGTTTGTGGACTCAGGCTCGTCAGATGGGATGGTACGCCGGGCGATGTATGGCTGCGGACGTCCTGAACGAAACCATAGAGCTGGACTTCTGCTTTGAACTGTTCTCTCACATAACCAAGTTTTTCAACTACAAG GTGGTTCTGCTGGGGAAGTTTAACGGCCAGGGTCTGGGTTTGAACCAGGAGTTGTTGGTGCGCTGTAGTAAAGGCCTTGAGTACGTAAAGGTGGTGCTGAGTGGAGGCAGGATGGTGGGAGCAGTCCTCATTGGTGAGACTGACCTGGAGGAGACCTTTGAGAACCTCATCCTCAATCAGATGGACCTGACGCCCTACAGAGACGAGCTACTAAATCCCAACATAGATATAGAGGACTACTTTGACTGA